The following proteins are co-located in the Citrobacter freundii ATCC 8090 = MTCC 1658 = NBRC 12681 genome:
- a CDS encoding dimethyl sulfoxide reductase anchor subunit family protein: MGSGWHEWPLMIFTVFGQCVVGGFIVLALALMKGDLRPESQQRVIACMFGLWVLMGIGFIASMLHLGSPMRAFNSLNRVGSSALSNEIASGSIFFAVGGIGWLLATLKKMSPALRNLWLVVTMVLGVVFVWMMVRVYNTIDTVPTWYSVWTPLGFFLTMFMGGPLLGYLLLRIAGVDGWAMRLLPAISVLALVVSAIMSVMQGAELATIHSSIQQASALVPDYGSLMAWRIVALALALCCWIVPQVKGYQPAVPLLSVAFILLLVGELIGRGVFYGLHMTVGMAVAS, encoded by the coding sequence ATGGGAAGTGGATGGCATGAATGGCCGCTGATGATCTTCACGGTCTTCGGACAGTGTGTGGTTGGTGGCTTTATCGTTCTGGCGCTGGCGTTGATGAAAGGTGACTTACGTCCAGAATCGCAGCAGCGCGTGATTGCCTGCATGTTTGGGCTGTGGGTATTAATGGGCATTGGCTTCATTGCTTCTATGCTCCACCTGGGCTCACCGATGCGCGCCTTTAACTCGCTCAATCGCGTAGGGTCTTCGGCGTTGAGTAACGAAATTGCCAGCGGTTCAATCTTCTTTGCCGTTGGTGGTATCGGCTGGCTGCTGGCCACGTTGAAAAAAATGTCGCCCGCATTACGCAATCTGTGGTTAGTTGTCACCATGGTGCTGGGGGTGGTTTTTGTCTGGATGATGGTACGCGTTTATAACACCATTGATACTGTGCCGACCTGGTACAGCGTCTGGACTCCGCTGGGCTTCTTCCTGACGATGTTTATGGGCGGTCCGCTGCTGGGGTATCTGTTACTGAGAATTGCTGGCGTGGATGGTTGGGCGATGCGCCTGCTGCCGGCAATTTCAGTGCTTGCTCTGGTCGTAAGCGCCATTATGTCTGTCATGCAGGGGGCTGAACTGGCGACGATCCACAGTTCGATTCAGCAGGCGTCTGCGCTGGTTCCGGATTACGGCTCGCTGATGGCGTGGCGGATTGTGGCGCTGGCATTAGCGTTGTGCTGCTGGATTGTACCGCAAGTGAAGGGTTACCAGCCTGCCGTTCCGCTGCTTTCCGTGGCGTTTATTTTGCTGTTAGTCGGCGAGCTGATTGGTCGTGGCGTGTTCTACGGGCTGCATATGACAGTCGGTATGGCGGTGGCGAGTTAA
- the ycaC gene encoding isochorismate family cysteine hydrolase YcaC — protein MTKPYVRLDKDNAAVLLVDHQAGLLSLVRDIDPDKFKNNVLALGDLAKYFNLPTILTTSFETGPNGPLVPELKAQFPDAPYIARPGNINAWDNEDFVKAVKATGKKQLIIAGVVTEVCVAFPALSAIEEGFDVFVVTDASGTFNEITRHSAWDRMSQAGAQLMTWFGVACELHRDWRNDIEGLATLFSNHIPDYRNLMTSYDTLTKQK, from the coding sequence ATGACTAAACCTTACGTAAGACTTGATAAAGATAATGCGGCAGTACTGCTGGTCGACCATCAGGCTGGCCTGCTCTCTCTGGTTCGGGATATCGATCCCGATAAATTTAAAAACAACGTGCTAGCCCTAGGTGACTTAGCAAAATACTTCAACCTCCCAACCATTCTGACAACCAGTTTTGAGACAGGACCAAACGGGCCGCTGGTACCGGAACTGAAAGCGCAATTTCCCGATGCGCCCTATATTGCTCGCCCAGGAAACATTAACGCATGGGATAACGAAGATTTCGTGAAGGCAGTGAAAGCGACCGGCAAAAAGCAGCTGATTATCGCCGGTGTCGTGACGGAAGTTTGCGTCGCCTTCCCTGCGCTCTCAGCTATTGAAGAAGGCTTTGACGTCTTTGTGGTAACCGATGCTTCAGGCACATTTAATGAAATTACCCGTCATTCAGCTTGGGATCGGATGTCTCAAGCAGGCGCTCAGTTGATGACATGGTTCGGAGTAGCGTGCGAGCTGCACCGCGACTGGCGCAACGATATCGAAGGTCTGGCAACGCTGTTCTCGAATCACATTCCGGACTACCGCAATCTGATGACCAGCTACGACACGTTAACTAAGCAGAAGTAA